In a genomic window of Roseiflexus castenholzii DSM 13941:
- a CDS encoding M23 family metallopeptidase: protein MTLSREQFILLLLALIGLGFLVQQTQQPPLQTSLWRGGALSTQRVARQSLSAAFAPQSATEHPSGNPLRNPRTVITQGYGVGSHAPASVWGGIDLAVDGDGDGKADPQGTWRAPVYATHDGVARVRPDTWPGGNYLAIENNRYKTAYAHLDSYAVVDGQPIVRGQLIGYVGSTGMSSGPHLHYEVWEHGINRDPLDFDVLRHEW, encoded by the coding sequence ATGACCCTCAGCCGGGAACAATTCATTTTGCTCCTTCTTGCCCTGATCGGGCTTGGCTTCCTCGTACAGCAAACACAACAACCTCCGCTACAGACGAGCCTCTGGCGCGGCGGGGCGCTCTCTACGCAGCGCGTAGCCCGGCAGAGTCTCAGCGCCGCGTTCGCCCCACAATCTGCAACTGAACATCCCTCCGGCAACCCGCTGCGCAACCCTCGCACGGTGATCACGCAGGGGTATGGGGTCGGCTCGCACGCGCCCGCCAGCGTCTGGGGCGGTATCGATCTGGCGGTCGACGGTGACGGCGACGGCAAAGCCGATCCGCAGGGCACATGGCGCGCCCCGGTGTATGCCACCCACGACGGCGTTGCCCGTGTGCGACCGGACACCTGGCCCGGCGGCAATTATCTGGCGATTGAAAATAACCGCTACAAAACTGCCTATGCCCACCTCGACTCTTACGCCGTTGTCGATGGTCAACCCATTGTGCGTGGTCAACTCATCGGCTACGTCGGGTCAACCGGCATGTCGAGCGGTCCTCACCTGCACTACGAGGTGTGGGAACACGGCATTAACCGTGATCCGCTCGATTTCGACGTGTTGCGCCATGAATGGTAG
- a CDS encoding glucosaminidase domain-containing protein, with product MNESEPETPAVRHSPRAVPRTDTHSSARRPNPLARSRDPFDDGAALTIGRRRLVDRRIDVQERLPVAPSFAPWAAEELLAPDDPFDDDARDMLRAELTATPFAYRPATLRRTVRQRMFPWWLIGICAICIGVLFFFWRDTNASRICFAPGCTAREQTIQAHRFEQALNLTSPAGQHSVLGPPSISAQQIDRILAEWNSPAVGTGATWVELGIRYGIDPAYALAFFIHESGAGTAPGWAGRKPDGSTTHNVGNIICAGYHTCYGRFRDYASWEEGIEDWYRLIAVEYVQWRGAHTVEEIVPIYAPVVENNVPVYVGTVNRLVAEWRSSQAK from the coding sequence ATGAACGAGAGTGAGCCAGAGACGCCAGCGGTGCGCCACTCACCACGCGCGGTTCCGCGCACCGACACACACTCGTCGGCGCGCCGCCCCAACCCGCTGGCGCGATCACGCGATCCCTTCGATGATGGTGCGGCGCTCACGATTGGACGCCGCCGCCTTGTCGATCGGCGCATTGATGTTCAGGAACGTTTGCCTGTCGCTCCGTCGTTTGCTCCGTGGGCAGCGGAAGAATTGCTCGCACCGGATGACCCCTTCGATGACGATGCGCGCGATATGTTGCGTGCGGAACTGACTGCCACGCCATTCGCCTACCGACCGGCGACGCTCCGGCGAACCGTTCGGCAGCGGATGTTTCCCTGGTGGCTGATCGGAATTTGCGCAATCTGTATTGGTGTCCTCTTTTTCTTCTGGCGCGATACCAATGCATCACGTATCTGCTTCGCTCCTGGATGTACCGCGCGCGAACAGACAATACAGGCGCATAGGTTCGAGCAGGCGCTCAATCTCACTTCACCTGCTGGACAGCATTCGGTGCTTGGTCCGCCGAGCATTTCGGCGCAGCAGATCGACCGCATCCTTGCCGAGTGGAACTCTCCAGCGGTCGGCACCGGCGCCACGTGGGTGGAACTCGGCATCCGGTATGGCATCGATCCCGCGTATGCCCTGGCATTTTTCATTCACGAGTCGGGCGCCGGAACCGCACCAGGATGGGCAGGGCGAAAACCAGATGGCAGTACGACCCACAATGTCGGCAACATTATCTGCGCCGGGTATCACACGTGCTACGGCAGGTTTCGCGATTATGCCAGTTGGGAGGAAGGGATCGAAGATTGGTATCGCCTGATAGCAGTTGAATATGTGCAGTGGCGCGGCGCTCATACCGTCGAGGAGATTGTGCCGATCTATGCGCCGGTGGTGGAAAATAACGTCCCCGTGTATGTCGGTACGGTCAACCGCCTGGTTGCCGAATGGCGCTCATCGCAAGCAAAATAA
- a CDS encoding translation initiation factor eIF-2B: protein MEPVAEIAVDNRQGAAQIAERAADLIMHRAETIGSLSPQEFRRNLCDFGWSLIRAQPVMAPLVNLVNRVLWAIEDQQTRHDLVRAVADTTEAFKHQLRQHALHVAEGALALISDGITIVTLSYSTTVQHALRHAQRAGRRFRVICGESRPILEGRQTAAILAEYGIPTHLVIDAELPAHIAQAQLVLVGADMLSTYGLVNKIGTYGMALTAHARGVAFYALCGSEKFLIPGFRQLEQLDRPRSEIWAEAPRNVHIRNRYFDLTPLELLSGIVTERGILPVAAVEAWLASTRLHPALAREPAHQTVEICP from the coding sequence GTGGAGCCAGTTGCAGAAATCGCAGTCGATAATCGCCAGGGAGCGGCTCAGATCGCAGAGCGTGCCGCTGACCTGATCATGCATCGCGCAGAAACGATAGGATCGTTGTCGCCACAGGAGTTCCGTCGCAATCTGTGCGACTTTGGCTGGTCGCTCATACGAGCGCAACCGGTAATGGCGCCGCTGGTCAATCTGGTTAATCGCGTACTCTGGGCTATCGAGGATCAGCAGACGCGGCACGATTTGGTGCGCGCTGTCGCCGACACAACGGAAGCGTTTAAGCATCAACTGCGCCAGCACGCGCTCCATGTCGCCGAAGGCGCGCTGGCGCTGATTTCCGACGGCATCACGATTGTGACCCTGTCGTACAGCACGACGGTTCAGCACGCGCTGCGCCATGCTCAACGCGCAGGACGGCGATTCCGCGTCATCTGCGGCGAGTCGCGCCCAATCCTGGAAGGACGACAGACCGCAGCAATTCTGGCAGAGTATGGCATTCCCACCCATCTGGTCATCGATGCCGAATTGCCCGCTCATATCGCGCAGGCGCAACTGGTGCTCGTCGGCGCCGATATGTTGAGTACCTATGGGTTGGTTAATAAGATCGGCACCTATGGAATGGCGCTCACAGCCCATGCCAGAGGGGTTGCGTTCTATGCGCTCTGTGGTAGCGAGAAGTTCCTGATCCCTGGTTTTCGCCAACTCGAGCAACTCGACCGCCCCCGCAGCGAAATCTGGGCGGAAGCGCCCCGGAATGTCCATATTCGCAATCGGTATTTCGATTTGACGCCACTGGAACTGCTTTCGGGAATTGTGACAGAACGCGGTATTCTGCCGGTTGCAGCCGTCGAAGCCTGGCTGGCATCGACCCGCCTACATCCGGCGCTGGCGCGTGAACCCGCCCATCAGACGGTGGAAATATGCCCTTGA
- a CDS encoding response regulator, whose protein sequence is MEEILIIDDSKQICSMLAEYVLPELGYASTIAHTGRQGLNRLRQRIPDLILLDLQLPDISGLDLLRMIAQEGYDVPVILMTAHGSEAIAVEAFRLGARNYLIKPFSETEAQAAIDRALRERRLKREKELLTRNLRQRVQELTVLYSIGKSVSSLLDLEELLVRIVEAGVYITRAEEGFLLLRDPNANELYLRAAKNLGEQRAQKLRMPIDDSLAGQVIRTGKPIRLDKAGAGAQLKVITGFLVRAILQVPLMVGNQVIGVLAVDNQQSERTFSENDQYLLSALADYAAIAIENARLYQKVKQSEARYRDLFDNANDLIFTLDRQLNIRSINKVGPTITGYAGDDLIGRPLRTVLFEDAWAPVERLLSKVLRGETTPPFELQLRRYDEETVVLEVSARLIQDGDRAEAIHCIARDLTERRRLEEQLIRSEKLSAIGQLVAGVAHEVNNPLTSISGYTQLMLRDTSLSPGIREDLQHINTQAERAARIVQNLLMFAREHKPQRTLVDINQVLQSTLTLRAYQLRVDNITIVTDFAPNLPQTVADPHQLQQVFLNLINNAHQAMTERGGKGTLTLRTSVEPCVGEGNREERCIRIAVSDTGVGISPRNLSRIFDPFFTTKPVGQGTGLGLSICFGIIQEHHGRLWAESEVGVGTTMYVELPLTHDYDIVLDAPDEPSSTVVDEETNAEETNHGAAILVVDDEEAVRALLARLLTDLGHRPTTVASGEAAFEIIAQRSFDLILTDIKMPGMTGFELYQHIRQRDPHLAQRIIFITGDTITASTQARLAQTGNPYLAKPFAIERLEALVNACLASQSAGQLPAS, encoded by the coding sequence ATGGAAGAAATCCTGATCATCGACGACAGCAAGCAGATCTGCTCCATGCTTGCTGAGTATGTGTTACCGGAGCTCGGCTATGCCTCTACGATTGCGCACACCGGACGGCAGGGACTCAACCGCCTGCGTCAGCGCATTCCCGATCTGATTCTGCTCGATCTGCAACTTCCTGACATCAGTGGACTCGATCTGCTGCGCATGATTGCTCAGGAAGGGTACGATGTCCCCGTGATCCTGATGACGGCGCATGGGTCGGAAGCGATTGCGGTCGAAGCATTTCGGCTTGGAGCGCGGAACTACCTGATCAAGCCGTTTAGCGAGACGGAAGCGCAGGCGGCAATCGATCGGGCGCTGCGCGAGCGGCGTCTCAAGCGTGAAAAAGAACTTCTGACGCGCAATCTGCGCCAGCGTGTGCAAGAACTGACCGTGCTGTATTCCATTGGCAAGTCGGTGAGTTCTTTGCTCGACCTCGAAGAATTGCTGGTGCGCATCGTTGAAGCCGGGGTCTACATTACTCGCGCTGAAGAAGGGTTTTTGTTGCTGCGCGACCCCAACGCCAACGAACTCTATCTGCGCGCAGCGAAGAACCTCGGCGAGCAGCGCGCTCAAAAGTTGCGCATGCCAATCGACGATAGCCTCGCCGGGCAGGTCATTCGCACCGGCAAGCCAATCCGCCTCGATAAAGCCGGCGCCGGAGCGCAACTCAAAGTCATCACCGGCTTCCTGGTGCGCGCCATCCTGCAAGTGCCGCTCATGGTCGGCAATCAGGTCATCGGTGTGCTTGCGGTTGATAATCAACAGTCAGAACGGACGTTTAGCGAAAATGATCAGTATCTGCTCTCGGCGCTCGCCGATTATGCCGCCATTGCCATAGAAAATGCGCGCCTCTATCAGAAGGTGAAACAGAGTGAAGCGCGCTACCGCGACCTGTTCGACAACGCCAACGACCTGATCTTCACCCTTGATCGCCAACTCAACATTCGCAGCATCAACAAAGTTGGTCCGACCATCACAGGATATGCCGGAGACGATCTGATCGGTCGCCCATTGCGCACCGTGCTATTCGAGGATGCATGGGCGCCGGTCGAGCGCCTGCTGAGCAAAGTGTTGCGGGGAGAGACGACGCCCCCATTCGAACTGCAACTCAGGCGCTACGACGAAGAGACCGTCGTGCTCGAAGTCAGTGCGCGGTTGATACAGGACGGTGATCGCGCCGAGGCAATCCATTGCATTGCCCGCGATCTGACAGAGCGCCGTCGTCTCGAAGAGCAACTCATCAGATCGGAGAAACTCTCCGCTATCGGGCAACTTGTCGCGGGCGTCGCTCACGAGGTCAACAATCCGTTGACCAGCATCAGCGGCTATACGCAATTGATGCTGCGTGATACAAGCCTGTCGCCGGGGATTCGCGAAGATCTGCAACACATCAACACGCAGGCAGAGCGCGCAGCGCGCATTGTGCAGAATCTGCTCATGTTCGCCCGTGAACATAAGCCGCAGCGCACGCTTGTCGATATCAATCAGGTGCTGCAAAGCACCCTGACGCTGCGCGCCTATCAGTTGCGCGTCGACAATATTACTATCGTGACTGATTTCGCTCCCAACCTGCCGCAAACGGTCGCCGATCCGCATCAATTACAACAGGTGTTCCTCAACCTGATTAACAATGCGCATCAGGCAATGACCGAACGCGGCGGCAAGGGAACCCTGACTCTGCGCACGTCGGTCGAACCGTGCGTCGGCGAGGGCAATCGTGAGGAGCGGTGCATTCGTATCGCCGTAAGCGATACTGGCGTCGGTATTTCGCCGCGCAACCTGAGCCGCATCTTCGATCCGTTCTTCACCACCAAACCGGTTGGTCAGGGAACCGGGTTGGGTCTGTCGATCTGTTTCGGCATCATCCAGGAGCATCACGGGCGTCTCTGGGCGGAAAGCGAAGTTGGCGTCGGCACGACAATGTATGTCGAATTGCCGCTTACCCATGACTACGACATAGTGCTCGACGCGCCGGATGAACCATCGTCAACCGTGGTTGACGAAGAGACGAATGCTGAAGAGACGAACCATGGCGCTGCGATTCTGGTTGTTGATGATGAGGAAGCAGTGCGTGCGCTGCTGGCGCGATTGTTGACCGATCTCGGTCATCGTCCGACGACCGTCGCCAGCGGAGAAGCAGCGTTTGAGATCATCGCGCAACGATCATTCGATCTTATTCTGACGGACATCAAGATGCCCGGCATGACCGGCTTCGAGTTGTATCAGCACATCAGACAGCGGGATCCACATCTGGCGCAGCGCATTATTTTCATTACCGGCGACACTATCACGGCATCGACACAGGCGCGACTGGCGCAGACCGGCAATCCCTACCTTGCGAAACCATTTGCCATCGAGCGTCTCGAAGCACTGGTGAACGCCTGTCTCGCTTCGCAGTCGGCGGGTCAATTGCCAGCGTCCTGA
- a CDS encoding S1C family serine protease, translated as MERGTKYALIFGMVVTLVIGALIGALAGGGVAWYVTQQQIERIAAQPSTPAPIPASMPATTVVPQATDVPLPTPAQVPTPAPAAPATTSPVVEAVQKVSPAVVTVVNTLASGAQGSPLLGDLPFPLPDQPGGSVRRGSGSGVIISPDGYILTNNHVIEGYRSLSVIFYDGSRRDATLVGADPLMDLAVVKVDGPVPGVATLGDSDALQPGETVIAIGSPLGDFRNTVTVGVVSALNRSLGADAPEGLIQTDAAINSGNSGGPLINLRGEVVGINTLVVRGSGLGTAPIEGLGFAVPSSIARRVSEQLIANGKIVYPFLGVRFGTIDAMLALDNDLPVNAGALISAVEPGGPAARAGLRSGDIVTKVDGKTIGPGQSLRALLLEYKPGDTVTLEVLRNGERLSLDVTLGTRPD; from the coding sequence ATGGAGCGTGGAACGAAATATGCGCTGATCTTCGGCATGGTGGTTACCCTGGTAATCGGTGCGCTTATCGGCGCTCTGGCCGGCGGCGGCGTTGCCTGGTATGTAACGCAGCAGCAGATTGAGCGGATTGCAGCACAACCGTCGACGCCCGCGCCAATTCCGGCGTCAATGCCGGCGACGACGGTCGTTCCGCAAGCAACTGACGTGCCGCTGCCAACTCCTGCCCAGGTCCCGACGCCGGCGCCAGCGGCGCCGGCAACGACTTCACCGGTTGTTGAGGCGGTTCAGAAGGTGTCGCCGGCGGTTGTGACGGTCGTGAACACGCTGGCATCAGGTGCGCAGGGATCGCCGCTGCTTGGCGATCTACCGTTTCCGCTGCCGGATCAACCCGGCGGTTCAGTGCGCCGCGGCAGCGGTTCTGGGGTCATTATCAGCCCGGATGGGTATATTCTTACCAACAATCACGTGATTGAAGGGTATCGCTCGCTCTCGGTCATTTTCTACGACGGTTCGCGCCGTGATGCAACATTGGTCGGCGCCGATCCACTGATGGATCTTGCCGTGGTCAAGGTCGATGGTCCGGTTCCCGGCGTGGCGACGCTGGGCGACTCCGACGCGCTCCAACCCGGTGAAACGGTCATTGCGATTGGCAGCCCGCTTGGCGACTTCCGCAACACGGTGACGGTTGGCGTGGTGAGCGCTCTCAACCGTTCGCTTGGCGCCGACGCACCCGAAGGATTGATCCAGACTGATGCGGCGATCAACAGCGGCAACAGCGGCGGTCCACTGATCAATCTGCGCGGTGAAGTCGTCGGGATCAATACGCTCGTCGTGCGGGGGAGCGGTTTGGGAACGGCGCCCATCGAAGGGCTTGGGTTTGCAGTGCCAAGCTCGATTGCCAGGCGGGTGAGCGAGCAGTTGATCGCCAATGGCAAAATCGTTTACCCGTTCCTCGGTGTGCGTTTTGGCACAATCGATGCTATGCTGGCGCTCGATAACGATCTGCCGGTCAATGCTGGCGCACTGATCTCCGCTGTCGAGCCGGGTGGACCGGCTGCCCGCGCCGGGTTGCGCAGCGGTGACATTGTGACCAAAGTTGATGGAAAGACGATTGGACCGGGGCAGTCGTTGCGTGCTCTGTTGCTGGAGTACAAACCGGGCGACACGGTTACGCTCGAGGTGTTGCGTAATGGTGAACGGCTGTCGTTGGACGTGACTCTGGGGACGCGCCCGGATTGA